The stretch of DNA TCATAGGCCAGATCGCTCGCAATCGCCGCTTCCGCCGCATACTCCGCAATCTCAACCAGTAGCTGGTCGGGCACCTGTTCCGTCACCTGAATTCTGTCGCTCATGTTTTCCTACTGAAATCTATCCAGGATTCTCAAGCCACTGCCTGGGAGCGCGAGGCTCCAGCCGAGCCGCGCGTAACCACAATACTTCAATTTCGTCCAAACAATCTGCAATCCATGTCCAACGTACCGATGCGGCTCAGCAGGAGCTTCGCCCTCCCGGTCGCGTCATCAGGAGATGCAGCGACTGCTGGGAGGGGACTCTACCAACCGGGCGGAAGCTTGGCTCAATTTGGACGTTCCATGTGCACCAGCCAATCCTCATTCAGCTCGACATGTTTGATACCATATCGCCGGAACGTATACGTCACATGAATCTTCCCATCGGCTGTTTGCAACAGTGACGGATAGGAATACTCGCCCGGGTTCGCCTCCAATTTCAACGGCGCTTCCCAAGTCCGCCCTTCATCGGTCGAACGGGCGATGCTGAGCGGAGTCCGGCTGTTTTCTGAATCGTTGTACACAATCACCCAATGCCCGTTGGCGAGCGGAATCATCGAAATCCCCGAATCGGGATTATTTAGCGTGGTCGGCTTTGCCTCGCTCCAGGTCTCTCCTTGGTCCTGCGAGATAATTTCCGTGATCTGCGGGTATTTGCGCATCAACGCTACCAGCGAACCATCTTTACGCTCCGCCAACGCCGGTTGGCTTCCGCCAGCGGTAAATCCGCCAATCTTCCAGGAATCCCCGTTGTCGCGGCTGATCAAAAAGGTCGATCCATCCTGACCATCCACGACCGCCTCCACCGGCAATACAATCGTCCCGTCCCGCAGTACGAGTGGGCGATTGCGGGGTACGGCCCACAGATCTTCGTCAAACATCTCGCGATCCTTCGACCAAGTCCGCCCATTATCCTCCGAAGTGCGGAGCATCAAACGGCAGCGGTCCCACCCCCCACCACGGCGAATCGGTCGCGTCGGTTCCATCCGGCACCAGACCATTTGCAGCCGTTTGCGACCATCGACAAAAATAATCGCATTGCCCGGCGGCAGCAGTGCATCTTCGATCAACACTTCCGGCTCGCTCCAAGTCCGCGAACCTTTCTCGCGGCGAGCGAGAAAAATCATCTGGTCGTCCCCGGATTCATAATTGCCGCCATACCAGACGCACAACAAATCCCCATTGGGCGCCTGTTCGATCACCGAACAATGGTGCACCGCCGCTTGCGGAATTTTTTCGAACACCAATTCCGAGGAGAACGACAATTGCCCGTACGGGTTGTCCCGTTTAATCGGCGACAATTTCGCACCGATCGCAGAACCTGTTGCTTTCTCTGATTTCGGTGTGATCTCCTTTTTCGCCAACACGTCGCGAATTCTACTCTCCAGCGCATCGCGTCCGGCAGCCTCTGCCAATCCGCCGTGATAAATCAGATTCGACTCTCTATCCAGCATAAACACCTCGGGGGTCACGCTGGCTCCGAATTGTTTCACGATCTTTCCTTGCGGATCGCGATACAGCGGAAAAATCACTCCTCGCTTTTGGATAAAATCCGCCAGTTCAGCGTTCGTCACCTCCGCATCGGGAACAATACCCACAAACAGCACGTTCTTACGACGGTATTCCTGATAGAGCGCCGCAATGTCGTTGATCGCTTTTTCCGTCACGGGGCACCGCGGCGACAAAAACAGCACCGCTGTCGCCGGCCGTTCGTCGTAGTTACGCATCGTCATTTTTCGGCCATCGTGGGTCAGCAAATCCACAGGCCCCATCGGCTCGCCCAATTTGGGTTCCGCTGCAAATGCGGCGGAATCGAGTGCGGCAACGCACATCACAGTGACGGCAAACAATCGCAAGATCATGTTGGCATTCCAAGTCGTTGAATTCGGGGAATCTTAATGTCAGGCATCAAGCGCAGTACACGGCAAACTAAACCGTCCAGAGCGTGAGGCTCTATTATGCCCCAAACCGACTCCCCGACTCAATGAGGGGAGCCCGGAATTGTCCCGGTGATGCCCACTTCGTTTTTAATTGGCCTTGACGTTTTTCTGGCTTTCTCCGATACCTCCAGCTCTGTTCAGCTACCGGTTCCACCGGGCTATCTCAAAAGCAAGGTTCGACCACCTATTATCTATGCGTTTGTTACAACGTTACGTGCTGTTTGAGCTGTTGCGCGTTTTCGCGATCGCTCTCACTGGTTTGACGCTCATGTTGACATTCGTCGGCGTGATCGGCGAAGCCACGCGCAATGGGCTGGGACCGAAATTGATTCTGCAGATCCTGCCATTCATTGTTCCCAGTCTGATGCCGTTTACCATTCCAGCAACATTGTTGCTGACAGTGACCGTGGTTTACGGCCGCATGTCGGGGGACCAAGAGATCACCGCCATCAAGGCGGCCGGCATCAACGTGATGTCGATTATCATGCCCTCGATCATCATCGGCCTCGCCCTCAGTCTGGGAAC from Symmachiella dynata encodes:
- a CDS encoding exo-alpha-sialidase → MILRLFAVTVMCVAALDSAAFAAEPKLGEPMGPVDLLTHDGRKMTMRNYDERPATAVLFLSPRCPVTEKAINDIAALYQEYRRKNVLFVGIVPDAEVTNAELADFIQKRGVIFPLYRDPQGKIVKQFGASVTPEVFMLDRESNLIYHGGLAEAAGRDALESRIRDVLAKKEITPKSEKATGSAIGAKLSPIKRDNPYGQLSFSSELVFEKIPQAAVHHCSVIEQAPNGDLLCVWYGGNYESGDDQMIFLARREKGSRTWSEPEVLIEDALLPPGNAIIFVDGRKRLQMVWCRMEPTRPIRRGGGWDRCRLMLRTSEDNGRTWSKDREMFDEDLWAVPRNRPLVLRDGTIVLPVEAVVDGQDGSTFLISRDNGDSWKIGGFTAGGSQPALAERKDGSLVALMRKYPQITEIISQDQGETWSEAKPTTLNNPDSGISMIPLANGHWVIVYNDSENSRTPLSIARSTDEGRTWEAPLKLEANPGEYSYPSLLQTADGKIHVTYTFRRYGIKHVELNEDWLVHMERPN